From Lolium perenne isolate Kyuss_39 chromosome 5, Kyuss_2.0, whole genome shotgun sequence, a single genomic window includes:
- the LOC127304369 gene encoding uncharacterized protein, which yields MNCICWNCRGAGDAATVKEVKDLVLQYAPVVLCLLETQLEKTRLENLTRSFGYDNCYAVSSEGRSGGLAMYWNNPLVLDLQSFSKNHIDMKETIMKCFSREEHFGVGDRDDAQINVFYSELLGRERPTSWGFDLAALYCGSRTVDGPRLIGPFSPSEIRAAVDGLDRNSCVARRLDLQRLLAAFHANEADLERINRSHIVLLPKREGVLPPSAFRPVSLQNCDMKIICKTLTSRLQAQIEDIIDIDQSGFIAGRSISENFIYATEMVQCCFKRRAPALVLKLDFAKAFDSIDWLSLRKILLARGFPPLWCDWIDAIFHSSRSAVLLNGVPGRWIGCKRGLRQGDPLSPYLFLIVADLLQKLIKMDGVLRHPLIDGLPPLVLQYADDTLIIMRADDGAAAQLKLILDRFARATGLVINFTKSTMVPMHVDAGCVASAAAALGCVVESFPQTYLGLPLSCEKLGIDAFVPLIAKADKCLSGWRALLLSPAGRLVLVNAVLDSLPTHAMAAMLLPPAVIKALDALRRAFLWGGGDQVSGAKCLVAWDKVCRAKCEGGLGVRALGVQNACLLVKVLHRLHVHPTSPWASWRWNMVGDGSIADSVRSEPTGDHWASLRALVPLYRSITRVSVEDGRRTSFWHDHWLPSGPLCLSHRLLFSHTTCQEATVAAVLLHGIDMILVPRLTAAGERELVSLEAILGAVTLSDRADQRRLTLCAAPHARLSASSLYKLCRFGGVDSPHADFVWGSCAPSRVKFFTWLLVQARVHTRDTLLRKNVLSASEAGCPLCDEALETASHMVLHCPAARAFWAAIGVVVPVASRIGELHLLAMPCSVHSETAPAFVMLCCWHLWKQRNAAVFRAAAPSLQLLLKTCRDDATLWSGRFPLALRAHVRDWHRALRLAP from the exons ATGAATTGCATATGCTGGAACTGTCGCGGTGCTGGCGACGCTGCGACAGTTAAGGAGGTCAAGGACCTCGTGTTACAATACGCCCCAGTGGTTCTTTGTCTTTTGGAGACCCAGCTGGAGAAAACTAGATTAGAGAATCTAACCAGATCTTTTGGATATGATAACTGCTATGCTGTGTCTAGCGAGGGCCGAAGTGGAGGCCTTGCAATGTACTGGAATAATCCTCTAGTGCTCGACCTTCAGAGTTTCTCGAAAAATCATATTGACATGAAG GAGACTATAATGAAGTGCTTTAGTAGAGAGGAACACTTCGGTGTAGGCGACAGAGATGACGCGCAGATAAATGTTTTCTACTCTGAGCTTCTGGGCCGAGAAAGACCCACCTCCTGGGGCTTTGACCTGGCGGCGCTCTACTGCGGCTCGCGCACGGTGGATGGGCCGCGGCTGATCGGCCCATTCTCGCCGTCTGAGATCCGGGCTGCAGTGGATGGGCTCGATCGCAACA GCTGCGTGGCCCGTCGTCTCGACTTGCAGCGCCTCCTTGCTGCTTTTCACGCCAACGAAGCGGACCTGGAGCGTATAAATCGCTCCCACATCGTGCTCCTCCCGAAACGCGAGGGGGTGCTGCCGCCAAGCGCCTTCCGGCCTGTTTCCCTCCAGAACTGCGACATGAAGATCATCTGCAAAACTCTTACCTCGCGTCTCCAAGCCCAGATCGAGGACATCATCGACATTGATCAGTCAGGCTTCATCGCGGGGCGTAGCATCTCTGAGAATTTCATCTACGCCACGGAGATGGTGCAGTGCTGCTTCAAGAGGCGTGCTCCGGCTCTCGTCTTGAAGCTGGATTTCGCCAAGGCGTTTGACTCCATCGACTGGCTGAGTCTGCGGAAGATCCTCCTCGCCCGCGGCTTCCCTCCCCTTTGGTGCGATTGGATCGACGCCATCTTCCACTCCTCGCGGTCGGCGGTCCTCCTCAACGGCGTGCCAGGGAGGTGGATCGGCTGCAAGCGCGGGCTGAGGCAGGGGGACCCCCTTTCCCCCtacctcttcctcatcgtcgccgaCCTCCTCCAAAAGCTGATCAAGATGGATGGGGTGTTGCGCCACCCGCTCATCGACGGCCTCCCTCCTTTGGTGCTGCAGTACGCCGACGACACGCTCATCATCATGCGTGCGGACGACGGCGCTGCTGCCCAGCTCAAGCTGATCCTCGACCGGTTCGCCCGCGCCACCGGCCTCGTCATAAACTTCACCAAAAGCACCATGGTGCCCATGCACGTCGACGCTGGCTGCGTCGCTAGTGCTGCCGCCGCCCTCGGATGTGTGGTGGAAAGCTTCCCTCAAACGTACCTGGGGCTGCCCCTCTCGTGTGAGAAGCTCGGCATCGACGCGTTCGTGCCCCTCATCGCCAAGGCCGACAAATGCTTATCGGGCTGGCGCGCTCTGTTGCTCTCTCCCGCCGGTCGCCTCGTGCTGGTGAACGCGGTCCTCGACTCGCTTCCCACCCACGCTATGGCGGCGATGCTCCTTCCGCCCGCCGTTATCAAGGCGCTGGATGCTCTTCGCCGGGCTTTCCTTTGGGGGGGCGGTGACCAGGTCAGCGGCGCCAAGTGTCTGGTTGCCTGGGACAAGGTCTGCCGGGCCAAGTGTGAGGGCGGCCTCGGCGTGCGCGCCCTTGGGGTGCAGAACGCCTGCCTCCTCGTCAaggtcctccaccgcctccacgtCCATCCCACCTCTCCCTGGGCCTCTTGGCGTTGGAACATGGTCGGCGACGGCTCCATCGCGGACTCGGTCCGCTCCGAGCCCACCGGCGATCACTGGGCGAGCCTGCGCGCTCTGGTGCCTCTCTACCGCTCGATCACGCGGGTTTCGGTGGAGGATGGGAGGCGCACCTCCTTCTGGCACGACCACTGGCTCCCCAGCGGCCCCTTGTGCCTTTCGCACCGCCTCCTCTTCTCGCACACCACCTGCCAAGAGGCGACCGTGGCTGCCGTGCTGCTCCATGGGATCGACATGATCCTCGTCCCCAGGCTCACAGCTGCCGGTGAGCGCGAGCTGGTGTCGCTCGAGGCCATCCTGGGCGCGGTCACCCTCTCCGACAGGGCCGACCAGCGGCGTCTCACTCTCTGCGCCGCGCCCCATGCCAGACTCTCCGCCAGTTCCTTGTACAAGTTGTGCCGTTTTGGCGGTGTTGACTCTCCCCACGCCGACTTCGTCTGGGGGAGTTGCGCCCCTTCGCGTGTCAAGTTCTTCACCTGGCTCTTGGTCCAGGCCAGGGTCCACACGCGCGACACCCTCCTGCGCAAGAACGTTCTTTCCGCCTCGGAAGCGGGGTGTCCTCTTTGCGACGAGGCTCTCGAGACGGCGAGCCACATGGTCCTTCACTGCCCAGCGGCGCGCGCTTTCTGGGCCGCGATCGGCGTCGTCGTCCCCGTTGCTTCTCGGATCGGGGAGCTGCATCTCCTCGCCATGCCGTGCTCCGTCCATTCCGAGACGGCGCCGGCGTTCGTCATGCTCTGCTGTTGGCACCTGTGGAAGCAACGCAACGCGGCGGTCTTCCGTGCCGCCGCCCCCTCGCTCCAGCTGCTCCTGAAGACGTGCCGCGACGATGCCACGCTTTGGTCTGGCAGGTTCCCCCTCGCCTTGCGTGCTCATGTTAGGGATTGGCACCGCGCGCTGCGGCTAGCGCCCTAA